The proteins below come from a single Pelagibaculum spongiae genomic window:
- a CDS encoding YgaP family membrane protein, with the protein MNKMTVNDALRLMAGAFILLSLALSQYHSPNWLWFTGFIGLNLLQSAFSKWCPAMFIFKKMGLKEG; encoded by the coding sequence ATGAATAAAATGACAGTAAATGATGCACTGAGATTAATGGCCGGCGCGTTTATTCTATTAAGCTTGGCTCTGTCTCAATACCATAGTCCAAATTGGCTATGGTTTACCGGGTTTATCGGATTAAACCTTCTACAATCAGCATTTAGCAAATGGTGCCCAGCAATGTTTATCTTTAAAAAAATGGGGTTAAAAGAAGGTTGA